AATACTTTCTGCATTTATGACTAAAAGTATGTTATTTTTAATAGATAAATTTGAAAAATCATCTAGTTCATATACGCTCCCAGTAGTTGATATACTATTAATTCCAGTAGTTGTTATATTATTGATTCCAGTTTTCGCATAACTCACTTTAAGACTATTATCCAAAGCTGCTACACTCTCGTTCAAGGTTAAAGTAATGCTTGAACCTGATACCACAGCATTTATTACTTGTGGGTTTGAAGCCGCGCCACTTACCAAAAAGGCCGCCGGATCTGCATACCCATCAGACATCTCTGTATTCATAATTAAACCAATGTGCCTCGTATCAAATGTCTCAGCATTTCCAACAATTTTATGTGTAGAATTATTTGATTCTGTAAAATAGATGTATCCGCCTGCATCAACACTTATACCCCAAGGCGCAAACGTTCCTGTACTAAAAGTCGCCACTTTGGTCCCGTTTTGACTTATCTTTTCAATTGTTCTACTGCCTGATGCGGCTACATAAAAGAACCCATCTTTTCCTAGAGCAACCCAACGGGGTAATGCTATATTTGTTATAAAATCACTAACAGTTGCATCTGGTGTAATTTTTATGACCTTATTATTACTGAGATCTGCAACATACAAATTGTCATCTTCATCAATGGTCATGCCAATAAGTGAACCTGCCCTAAGTCCAGTTGCAAATTCTGAAAAATCTGTACCATCTGTATTCATTTTGTAGATTTTACCACTCCAGTAGCTTACAACAAATAATTTACCTTCGCTGCTAAGTGCAATACCCGTTAGATAATCATAAGAAAAATCTCTGGTAAGTGTCGTATTGCCGCTTGAGTCAACTTTTATAACCTTCGAACCATTGTATTGTGCCACATAAAGGTTTCCCGCAGCATCAAATACCATACCGACAGGCTGACTTATCCCCGATACAAAAGTCGTCTTATTTTGTCCCCCTCTATCCATCTTAATAATTTTGTTGCCACTATATTCCGCAACATAGAGCCTATCATCTTGTCCAATGACAATGTTAACTGGAAAATAATGACCTGATGAAACCGGTATGCCTGAATAAGGTATCGTTGCAGCATATGTAACAGATGGAATAGTGAGGCTTATTGAAAATAACATCATAAAAATAAGTAGTATGCTAATCCTTTTCTTTTGTTTCATTTTGTAACCCCCTCTTTTATCTAGAAGATATGTTATACACGCCTCCATTACCAGAATTCTCACGGTATTATAAATTTAACCTTCTTATTCTATTATAGCAAAAAAAGTCAATATATCTATATAAATGTTGAATTAAACACCTTCACTTTAACGCGTTTATTACAGGCTCAAAAGCAGAGCCTTCGTTTTGCAAGTATAAACCTACTAAAGATAAATTTCTGTTATCATTGCCCCAAAACAAAAAGCAGCAGCAACCTATAACCTATTCTATTCGATAAAACTCAAGGCGTACTCGGTAACTTAGCGAGAGATGAGTCTCGAGCTTGCTCATAATGTTTTTTGTTTCGACCAGAGAAGTCAGCCCAATGATAATCATATTAATGAAGATAATAGCCAATAGCGTATTATTATCTCCAATCATTGAATTAATATCAAATCCCATAATCAATTCTCCTACACGGTCTTAGTAATATACGGTTTAAATGATAACGGGTGCCAATTATCTTGGCACCCGCTTTACTTATAAATATCTTGTATCCTTTTTAAAATGCTCTGTTAATTAGTATTAATAGTATTAATATAAAGTTTGTCATCGTTTGTATAAACTCCTAGAGAGCTTCCAGTTGAGCTGTCTCTGATGCCTCCCACTATGCTATCATATGAACTATATTGACGCTGTATATCTTCTTTAATTTTTTTAAATAAATTTTCCAATTCACTCTTATTATCTGCGCCTAGAACATTCCATTTCCCTCTGTAATCTTCCAAAGTTCCACTTGGTCTAAGTTCGGTAGTAAGTGTAAAAGTAAGAATATCATTTTTCACTCCTAGCTCTATATCGCCAATAGGTATACTAAAACCTATAGTGTTAATCACATTATATTTTTTTTCTAATTCTTTTTCAAAGTCTTTTAAAGAAAAATCAGCGGCTTCATTATATTCATATGCACCCGCCTTACTATATTTGAATGAAGCTCTTTCAAGATCGTTTTTATTATCTTTAAGCGTCCCTCTGATTTCCACTTCTTTATGTGCAGCTGAAATGTCATAACACATTTCTTTTATAAATTGTTTGAGTTCTTCACTCGTTATTTTATCAAAATCAGCTTCATCATAGCGACTGTCATAAGTTACAGTTAGCTCAAGTCTACCTGATACAATCTGTAGATCATATCCCCAACCTACATCATAAGTATTTTTATAATTGGTTTTTATCTTATTTAAAGTATTAACGATGGCCTCTGTTGTTAAATTTTTATTATTACCACCTGCACCTGTTAAAGCTTCCAAATCTTTTTTTGCCATCTCTAATTGTTGTCTAAGCAAAGCATTTTCATAATTAATCGCAGCAATTTGCTCATCAGAATATGTAGAAGATTGTTGTCCATTAATATAGACCGTATTATTACCCCAGTTGACATCTGCTCCCATAATTTCACCAATGGCACGGAGTGGCACATAAGTTATGCCCTCAACCATAAAAGGTTCAGTCTTCAAACTTTTAATCTGACCATTATAAGATATCTTTATATTATTATAAACAGCTTTCAAAGTTTTTGTCATATTTGCAGCCTGCAGGGCAACTCCCGAAAGCATAATACCAAGTCCCAAGGTCAAACACAGCATTTTATTAGTTTTTATTCTTTTCATAATACCCTCCCTCTAAAGATATAATTACACATTATGTATATTTAAACATAGTATATCTAAAATTTACCAATATTTCAATACTTTCATTGCTATTAGCTACATTATTAGTTTCTATCGGTATACCATCCATAACATTAGGATACACTTAAAAAATACTAAAGAAAAAAGGAGTCCTCTCATGCGTAATAATATCTTCATATTACTGCTTATCCCACTATTGATTTGCCTATTTCTTTTAGCTTCCCCCATTGCTCTTTTATCCAGTATGTTACTATTAATTTTTCTTGATCTTAGAAAAACAAAAGAAATTTATTCTATACTTTTTACTGCACTACTATTCTCTTTAGGTTTATTGGGAAGAGCATGTTATTTAGTCATCTTACAAGGATCCCCTATTCCATTTACCGCCTTATTGCGTAGCTTACTCACCTGCAGTCTCACCCTAACTGTATTTATACTACTCAAGTTCATGTTTTATATTTATAATGAGAACAACTAACTAATATATAATAAAAAAGGAGTCATTATGACCCCTAATCCTTCTTTAACCATTCCTTTATCAAAACTATCACAATACCTAACGCCCCCCCAAACTATACCGAAGGCCACATTGAGTACATTCTTAGGACTTGTCTTTTGGCTAGGCGATACAGGAGGCGACGGTAAATAAACACTGGTTTCAACTATACCTATTACACTTGATTTGAGGCTCCCAACTTCACCTGTCTTATAATAGTTTTCAATAGTTTTCAGTTCACTGTCTAGTTCTTCTAAATGTTCATTGTAGAGCCTCATAATATCCTCTATACTATTAATAGTTTGTTTAAGGATGATGATATCACTTTGTACTTGTGTATGGTTAGGATTATTTATATTTTCAACAACTATATAATTACCAGCATTGGCTGTACTGACCCCTACGCCTTGCAAGGCTTCATTTTGATTGATGTTCTGAGGAATTTCTACTAATAGGGCTTCATTTCGCTTTAAAAGTTCCTTATTGCTTTTTAATGCAGCTTCTTCGGCTTTTAACGCAATCCTAAAGCTGTTGTGAAAATGGTTTATAGCCCTTTCCTTAGTCATAATGTCCAAAAACTTGATATAATTGTCATACAAAGTTTCAGCTAGCTTTAAGGCCTCCTCGGGACTGCCCGCTGATACTTTGATTTCAAAACTGTTTTGCTTAGGATCTGATTTTGCTCCTGTCTGGCTTATAGTTATTCTTTTTCTTAATCTTTCTACAGATAGTTCTTCTGATTTATACGCCATATGTGAGAGGGTATTAACGAGTACATTATTGCTTGTAATGAGGCCTATATACTGCTCATTTGTTGTAATGGGTAAAGTATACTCTCCATATTTCGTATTATAAATCTCCGGCATATTTATGATGATATTTAACTTGACATCATAAACAGGGGATAGCATAAATACACTATATCGTCCTGAAAGCATGGCTACTATAAGTGTTATGGCTATAGTGATATATTTTTGCTGCCATAGGGTAAAAATTAACTTCTTTATATCTATTTCATCTTCATACTGCTGTCTATTTAACTGATTGTCGGTAAGCGCATAATAAAAAGGTGTATTTTGGAATACAAAAAAGTCCGCTAAACTTAGATTTTTTTACTCTAAGTTTAGCGGACTTTTTATTTGCAGTCTTTTTGAACTTCTTCGTTCCAAGGCAGGAAGTTTTCCAGCTCTTCAGGATAATTTTTAAAGTCTATATCTCGCATATACTCTAAAAGATAAGTTAGATATTTATAGACGTTTAGGTTATTAGCCTTTGCCGTTTCTACAAGACTATAAATAGCTGCACTAGCATGGGCACCTTTTGGACTGACTGAAAACTCCCAGTTTTTTCTCCCTATAGTAAATGGGCGAATGCTGTTTTCAGCAAGATTGTTGGAGATTGAGCATCTGCTATAGATTTATACTTAAAACTTACTTGACAATCTACATCTGCCATCTAGTAAGTAGTTTTCCATATATTTTTTCTGATTCTTTGCATAGGTAACAGCCTTACCTAGTCTGGATCCATTTAGTGGATTTAAAGTACCAAGCCAGCACCAAAAAGCCTCTAATACTGGTTTTTCCAGTTCAAGACGCTTTATCTTTCTTTCATCTGCCGAAAGATCAACAAGAGTTTTTTCTATGTTAAAGAGTTTATTGCAATAGTCACGGCCTAGCTCTCCATTACTGACTTTTAACAGTTTGTTAGCATTAGAGGGCATAGCTTCTACAAAGTATCTTCTAAGGTGACTCCAGCACCCACATCTGATGATACCTTCTACTTTTTCATAGCCAGCGTAGCCATCTGTATTATCTTGATATCAGTATAATACTGACGGTTATGATGCTTATCATAATCTTGCAAATATGATTATTATATGCGGGTGCCTTGCTCATGCGAGAAGAAAATTTGAGGAAGCTCTTAAATCTATCCCGAGTTCAGAACAGTTAGGATCACAAGCGCTTATTGGTAAGAGTTATTGCGATAAACTATTCCGTATAGAAGAAGAGATAAAAGAACTATCTATTGAAGAAAAATATGAGAAGCGCCTTGAGCTTGCAAAACCAGTTTGGGACGCCTATTTAGTGTGGCTAAAAACAGTTAATGCGCTTCCAAAGTCAGCTTTGGGAAAAGCGATAAATTATAGCTTAGGGCAATGGAAGTATCTGCAGAACTATTTACTAGACGGCAGATGTGAAATTTCGAATAATAGAGCTGAACGCAGTATCAAGCCTTTTGTTATAGGAAGAAAGAACTTCCTTTTTGCAAATACCCCCCTTGGTGCAAAAGCTAGTGCAATAACTTATAGTATTATCGAAACAGCTAAAGAAAACAGGCTAAATCCCTTTGAATATTTACGATATCTTTTTGAGGAACTGCCAAATGTAGATTTTCAAAAAAATCCTGATGTACTGCAAAAGTATCTTCCTTGGGCAAATCTTCCGCAAGAATGTTATAGTAAGAAAAAATAATCTAATAAATAGCTCCAGAACCTTTGATGTCTGGAGTTATTTTACGCTTACCTTACAATTAATGGTACTATTTTCTTCGGAGCCAATGTAAAAAGGATGCAAGGGCAATCTCCTATCAGATTGCTTCTGCATCCTTTTTCTTAATCTTTTTTGAACCATTCTCTTACAAACACTATCATAACTCCTAACATGCCCCCAAGTACTATCCCAATGGCAACATTTAGTGCATTTCTCGGGCTTGTCTTTTGAGTTGGCGCTACAGGTGGTGAAGGCAGGTAGACACTGGTTTTGACTACACCTATTAAACTTGATTCAAGCTGGCCAATCTTACCATCTTCATAGTATTTTGTAATAGCCTGTTTTTCACTATCAAGCTCTGCTAAATATTCGTTATGCATCCTTATAGAATCTTCTATACCATTTATGGTTTGTTTATTGAGTATGATATCATTCTCTACTTTGGTATAGTTAGGATTAATAATGTTTTCGAGTACTACAAAATGACTGGTATTTGCTGACCCTGACGCAATTTCTTTTATGGCTTCTTTTTGATCAATCGTCTGTGGTATTTGGGCAAGGAGCTCTTCATTCTTTTTCAAAAGTTCTTGATTACTCTTTAATGAAATTTGCATTTTTTTAAGCTCAACATTGAAATTGTTGTAATAGTATCCTACAGCCCTTTCTTTGGTCATCACGTTTAAGAATTCTATGTAATTATCATATAATGTTTGAGCAAGCTTTAATGATTCTTGAGGAGTACTTGCTGATACTGTTATGTCAAAGCTATTTTGCACGGCATCTGCCTTTGCAGTTACTTGTCCTATAGCTATTTTCTTTCTTAAATCATCTACTGATACTTCTGACGCCTTGTAACCCATCTGTGAAATGGTATTTATGAGCACATCATTACTTTTAATAAGATTAATATATTGCTCGTTGGTGGTAATAGGCAGTTTATATTCCCCATACCTTGTATTATAAATTTCAGGCATATTTATTACGATATTTAATCGTGTATCATAAACAGGTGATAATATAAACACACTGAATAATCCTGCCAAAATGGTAGCTATAAGGGTAGTGCTTATGATGACATGCTTTTGCTTCCACAAAGTCAAAATAAGTTCTCTTAGGTCAATTTCATCTTCATAATGTTGTACGTTCAACTCATTTTCGCTCATTTTTTCCTCCTTAGTTATTGCTCTTATAATCTTAATGTAGCCTTTATAAGTGTATCATTTCAAATGCCCATTTGCAACCTGTTCTTAATTGTAAATAAAAGGTTTTTCTTTTCTCCTAAACGTTTTGAAGCTTTGCTGTGAATTATCCTTTTCCGATAATACGACTTCATCAACCTTTTCCAAAGGCCACTTTATACCTATATCAGGGTCATTCCGCACAATGCCGCCGTCATACTCCGGCGCATAATAATCTGTACATTTATACTGAAAAACAGCTACATCGGAAACTTCCAAAAAGCCATGGGCAAAACCTTGCGGCACATACAACTGCCTTTTATTCTCCTCTGCCAGCATAACTCCATGCCACTGCCCAAAGCTTGGAGAACCCTCTCTTAAATCAACAGCCACATCAAAGACTTCACCTTTAACAACCCTCACCAGCTTCCCTTGAGTATGCTTCATTTGGAAATGCAGTCCTCGAAGCACACCTTTTTTGGACTTACTTTCATTATCCTGAACAAATTCCATTGTAAGTCCTGCTTCAAAAAAGTCACGTTTTGAATAACTTTCCATAAAATATCCTCGGCTGTCTCCAAAAACCGTTGGTTCTATAACATATAAATCTCTAATGGGCGTTTCGATAAACTTAAATTTCCCCACTGGATGCCTCCTCATTTTCAAGATAATCCCTTAAAGCCTCTTCCCAATGTCTAAAGTGATTTAGACCATAAAGCTTAAGCATAAAATTATCAAGAACACTAAAACGAGGTCTTTTAGCAAGACTTACAAATTCCTTGCTTGTTATAGGGTTTACTTTTATATCTATATGCTTAAGGGCAAAGATCATACATGCAAAATCATGCCACGAGCATTGTCCTTCACATGTTGCATGATAAGTTCCGTAATACGCTGTCTGCATTAAGGCAATGATCACCCCCGCCAGATCTTTGGTTGAAGTAGGACTGCCTATCTGATCATCTACTACATTTAGCTCTTTATGTGTCTCGGCTAACTTTAGCATCGTTTTTACAAAGTTATTCCCCTCTCCATAAAGCCAGTCTATGCGAAGTATAAAATGCTTTTTGCAAAAGGTTTTCACATACTCTTCACCTAGAAGCTTACTACTTCCATAAATACTTTGCGGAGCGGCCTTATCATCTTCACGTCTTGGCTCTGGATTATTTCCTTCAAAAACATAATCCGTAGAAATATGCACAAGCTTAGCTCCTATCACTTCACATGCTATAGCTAAATGTTTTGCACCTAATGCATTTACTCTATAAGCATCTTCTATATCCTGCTCACACCGGTCAACCGCTGTATGTGCTGCACAATTAATCACTATATCAGGCTGCTTAGATAGCAACACTTGTTTTACCTTTTCTAAATCTGTAATATCTAGGGTATCATGATTTGTACTCATAATCTTATAAGCACCCTCTTTCTCATACAACTGTCTTAGTAGCTCTATGCCTAATTGTCCCTTGCCGCCTGTTATTAGCACTTTCATGTTGTGCATCCTTTCTCTTGTTTGTTCTCTCATAAAAATTGTGTTAGAGTTGATGATTTTATTTTGGAGAAACAGATCCACCTTTCATGATCTTATCTAGTACATCCCTCAATTTAGCTGAGGAAGTGCCTTGAGTGTAAGGGAAGTAAACAATATCTACTCCCAGAAGTTGTCAAGCTAGTTGTCCAAAGCAGTATAGGTTTTTAAGATGCATTTGCTCCTTGATCTTTCTTTGTGTCAGATTCTTCAGACTTATCAGGGTTCAAATAGACTCTATCCTCAATAGACCAATTTCTCGTGGTGGTTGTCCACCTTTCTGGATGCTTAAGTTTAGCTGATTTGCAGACTAACTCCCTTTTCTTGAGTGCATTAAGTCCATGATCAGACGCGTGACGTTGATTCGGTGTTAAGAAGCTTATACCGCTATGACGGTGATTATTATTATACCATTCCACAAAATTATATACCCATTTACGGGCTTCTTCTAGCGAAGAAAATCCTTTTGGCTGATAATTACACCGATTCTTTAGTGTTTTGAATAGACTTTCTGCAAAAGGGTTATCATTGCTCACTCTTGGACGGCTTCTTGAAGGTGTTATCCCCAAGTTAATAAGGTTTCAAGCATAGTGGCCCCTTTCATAGGGCTGCCATTATCAGAGTGTAGAACCAATGGATGTTCCCTAGTGGTTAGTTTTTCAGCTATAATAGCCCTGCGTATAAGCTCACTTGCATTTTCAGCAGAAGCAACCTCCCAAACTTCCCATGCTACAATTTTTCTGCTGAAAAGATCAGATATCATATATAAATAATAATGCCGTCCTTTAATAGGCCCATTGAGGTATGTGATATTCCATGTGTAGACTTGGTTTGGTGCTTTTGCTACATGAGTAGATACAGGGCATTTAACAGGTTCCTTACTGCGACCACGATGATGTTGTGCATTACATTCTTTAAGTACTCGGTAAAAAGTCGATTCGGATGCAATATATACACCTCTATCAGCTAAGATGGGTACGATTTGGCTAGGTGGTAAACTGCTGAATTCTGGTATATTTACATTGTTGATAATTTCTTGTTTTTCTTGTGGAGTTAACTTATTATGTGGCGTTGGACGAACTGTAATAGTTCTTTTATCCACATACTTATTGTTCTTATTAAATGAAGTTATCCACCTTTTATAGGTTCTTTGACTTATTGCAGCCTCTTCACAAGCGATGGATAGACGTGCCCCGCTTTTAACAGCTTCGTTAATGAGCACCACCACCTTTTCACGTAATTCTGGTTCTGTCATTCGTCCTCGTCGTCTGTCCCCAGTAATGTGTTTAGCTTTTTTCTAAGCACTAGTATAGCAGCTGCTTCAGCTAAAGCCTTTTCTTTACGTTGAAGTTCTTTCTCTAAAGATTTTATTTCTTTATCACGTATTTTAACTTCTTTATTAAGACGAGAAGCTTCCTCAGCGACAACGCCATTAGCTTGAATACAGATGTTTTTCCATTCCTTTACTTGTTCAACATAGAGACCCTTTTGACGACAGTACTTAGAAAGCTCTGTTTCATTCACACTTGCTATCTCTATGACAATCAAAAATTTATCCTGACTGCTCCAACGTTCACTTTCTTTAGTTCCAACAGGGAGCTGCTTGACCCGAAGTGCGAACTTGGTTTCTCCAGGTAGTTAAA
This genomic window from Cellulosilyticum sp. I15G10I2 contains:
- a CDS encoding copper amine oxidase N-terminal domain-containing protein gives rise to the protein MKRIKTNKMLCLTLGLGIMLSGVALQAANMTKTLKAVYNNIKISYNGQIKSLKTEPFMVEGITYVPLRAIGEIMGADVNWGNNTVYINGQQSSTYSDEQIAAINYENALLRQQLEMAKKDLEALTGAGGNNKNLTTEAIVNTLNKIKTNYKNTYDVGWGYDLQIVSGRLELTVTYDSRYDEADFDKITSEELKQFIKEMCYDISAAHKEVEIRGTLKDNKNDLERASFKYSKAGAYEYNEAADFSLKDFEKELEKKYNVINTIGFSIPIGDIELGVKNDILTFTLTTELRPSGTLEDYRGKWNVLGADNKSELENLFKKIKEDIQRQYSSYDSIVGGIRDSSTGSSLGVYTNDDKLYINTINTN
- a CDS encoding Wzz/FepE/Etk N-terminal domain-containing protein; protein product: MDIKKLIFTLWQQKYITIAITLIVAMLSGRYSVFMLSPVYDVKLNIIINMPEIYNTKYGEYTLPITTNEQYIGLITSNNVLVNTLSHMAYKSEELSVERLRKRITISQTGAKSDPKQNSFEIKVSAGSPEEALKLAETLYDNYIKFLDIMTKERAINHFHNSFRIALKAEEAALKSNKELLKRNEALLVEIPQNINQNEALQGVGVSTANAGNYIVVENINNPNHTQVQSDIIILKQTINSIEDIMRLYNEHLEELDSELKTIENYYKTGEVGSLKSSVIGIVETSVYLPSPPVSPSQKTSPKNVLNVAFGIVWGGVRYCDSFDKGMVKEGLGVIMTPFLLYIS
- a CDS encoding Wzz/FepE/Etk N-terminal domain-containing protein, whose product is MSENELNVQHYEDEIDLRELILTLWKQKHVIISTTLIATILAGLFSVFILSPVYDTRLNIVINMPEIYNTRYGEYKLPITTNEQYINLIKSNDVLINTISQMGYKASEVSVDDLRKKIAIGQVTAKADAVQNSFDITVSASTPQESLKLAQTLYDNYIEFLNVMTKERAVGYYYNNFNVELKKMQISLKSNQELLKKNEELLAQIPQTIDQKEAIKEIASGSANTSHFVVLENIINPNYTKVENDIILNKQTINGIEDSIRMHNEYLAELDSEKQAITKYYEDGKIGQLESSLIGVVKTSVYLPSPPVAPTQKTSPRNALNVAIGIVLGGMLGVMIVFVREWFKKD
- the rfbC gene encoding dTDP-4-dehydrorhamnose 3,5-epimerase, coding for MGKFKFIETPIRDLYVIEPTVFGDSRGYFMESYSKRDFFEAGLTMEFVQDNESKSKKGVLRGLHFQMKHTQGKLVRVVKGEVFDVAVDLREGSPSFGQWHGVMLAEENKRQLYVPQGFAHGFLEVSDVAVFQYKCTDYYAPEYDGGIVRNDPDIGIKWPLEKVDEVVLSEKDNSQQSFKTFRRKEKPFIYN
- the rfbD gene encoding dTDP-4-dehydrorhamnose reductase, encoding MKVLITGGKGQLGIELLRQLYEKEGAYKIMSTNHDTLDITDLEKVKQVLLSKQPDIVINCAAHTAVDRCEQDIEDAYRVNALGAKHLAIACEVIGAKLVHISTDYVFEGNNPEPRREDDKAAPQSIYGSSKLLGEEYVKTFCKKHFILRIDWLYGEGNNFVKTMLKLAETHKELNVVDDQIGSPTSTKDLAGVIIALMQTAYYGTYHATCEGQCSWHDFACMIFALKHIDIKVNPITSKEFVSLAKRPRFSVLDNFMLKLYGLNHFRHWEEALRDYLENEEASSGEI
- a CDS encoding integrase core domain-containing protein, which gives rise to MSNDNPFAESLFKTLKNRCNYQPKGFSSLEEARKWVYNFVEWYNNNHRHSGISFLTPNQRHASDHGLNALKKRELVCKSAKLKHPERWTTTTRNWSIEDRVYLNPDKSEESDTKKDQGANAS
- a CDS encoding DDE-type integrase/transposase/recombinase, whose amino-acid sequence is MTEPELREKVVVLINEAVKSGARLSIACEEAAISQRTYKRWITSFNKNNKYVDKRTITVRPTPHNKLTPQEKQEIINNVNIPEFSSLPPSQIVPILADRGVYIASESTFYRVLKECNAQHHRGRSKEPVKCPVSTHVAKAPNQVYTWNITYLNGPIKGRHYYLYMISDLFSRKIVAWEVWEVASAENASELIRRAIIAEKLTTREHPLVLHSDNGSPMKGATMLETLLTWG